In Gossypium arboreum isolate Shixiya-1 chromosome 5, ASM2569848v2, whole genome shotgun sequence, a single genomic region encodes these proteins:
- the LOC108452501 gene encoding UPF0481 protein At3g47200-like has translation MSSGKPDEPNQLPETSSTHPFLIYISEDEELGNDVMQSSKNEHQRQSLEIDIKALEIDIKEMMLKSRRPPFPPCIYRVSSVLRDVNRKAYTPRTVSIGPLHHNNKNLKGMQTVKFQYLEQFLKRATKTAMLNELPHWGDPMGFVTSLDTDLQIGKHFSCLERFLGLLKPTEGDIWNSYAEDDLNHITLEELLKIILVDSAFIIELFLGFHFKLSKLTAFEIASIRMDLLLIENQVPFFVLENLYKEAFGSYPNIYPTILELSCEFFEPYNDPKMQIQTMKHFTDLLRTFHLPITKDGEHDSNGGTPENDSKNREPDDSNEHLKSATQLYAAGVQFNVSSSKCAFDISFIEPKLEIPCLHIYDDTEVIFRNVMALEIYHYPNKTLICDYVLLMDYLINTSEDAELLVEKKIITSRLGSNQQVAFLFNRLGRNIVKGINDKKLKSLVQDLNAYYDTPWHTTKATLWLKYLSTPLKAASTTAASLLLLLALIQTVLTGIAL, from the exons ATGTCTTCGGGGAAACCAGATGAACCTAACCAGCTTCCTGAAACTTCTTCAACCCATCCTTTCCTCATCTACATCTCTGAGGATGAAGAG CTTGGAAATGATGTAATGCAATCATCGAAAAATGAGCACCAACGCCAATCTTTGGAGATTGACATTAAAGCTTTGGAGATTGACATCAAAGAAATGATGCTCAAAAGCAGGAGACCGCCTTTCCCCCCTTGTATCTACAGGGTCTCATCTGTACTTCGTGATGTAAACAGAAAGGCCTACACCCCTCGGACTGTTTCTATTGGTCCTCTTCACCATAACAACAAAAACTTGAAGGGTatgcaaacggtaaaatttcaatatcttgaGCAATTCCTTAAACGTGCCACCAAAACTGCTATGCTAAACGAGCTTCCTCACTGGGGAGATCCAATGGGTTTTGTTACTTCCCTGGATACTGACCTTCAAATAGGGAAGCATTTTTCTTGCTTAGAAAGGTTTTTGGGGTTGTTAAAACCTACCGAAGGTGATATTTGGAATAGTTATGCAGAAGATGACTTGAATCATATCACCCTTGAAGAGTTGTTGAAGATTATTCTCGTCGATTCCGCCTTCATTATCGAGCTCTTTCTTGGTTTTCATTTTAAACTTTCTAAATTAACAGCATTTGAGATAGCTTCCATAAGGATGGACCTCTTGTTAATAGAAAATCAGGTTCCATTCTTTGTGCTGGAAAATCTATACAAAGAAGCTTTTGGCTCTTATCCCAACATTTATCCAACCATCCTTGAACTTTCTTGTGAGTTTTTTGAGCCTTACAACGACCCAAAAATGCAAATCCAAACAATGAAGCATTTTACAGATTTGCTAAGAACCTTTCATCTCCCAATAACTAAAGATGGTGAACACGACAGCAATGGTGGAACCCCTGAAAATGATAGCAAGAATCGAGAACCCGATGATAGCAATGAACATTTGAAAAGCGCAACGCAATTGTATGCAGCTGGTGTGCAGTTCAATGTAAGTTCAAGCAAATGCGCATTtgacataagctttatcgagccaAAACTTGAAATACCATGTCTGCATATATACGATGATACTGAAGTTATTTTCAGGAATGTGATGGCCCTGGAGATATACCATTATCCAAATAAAACCCTCATTTGCGACTATGTCTTATTGATGGATTATCTTATCAACACCAGCGAAGACGCGGAGTTACTTGTGGAAAAGAAAATTATCACCAGCCGGCTTGGCAGCAACCAACAAGTGGCCTTCTTGTTTAACAGGCTTGGCAGGAACATTGTGAAGGGTATCAATgacaaaaaattaaaaagtttggTTCAGGACTTGAATGCATACTATGATACACCTTGGCACACAACGAAAGCAACCCTTTGGCTTAAGTATTTAAGCACACCTTTGAAAGCTGCTTCCACAACTGCTGCTTCTCTACTGCTTTTGCTCGCTTTGATTCAAACCGTATTAACAGGAATAGCCTTATAG